In one window of Gossypium hirsutum isolate 1008001.06 chromosome A01, Gossypium_hirsutum_v2.1, whole genome shotgun sequence DNA:
- the LOC107903160 gene encoding ethylene-responsive transcription factor ERF024 has translation MQYYNKGYSKCITMQYNKGYSSGGGSAATGRHPVYKGVRRRANGKWVSEIRERRKPTRIWLGTFPTPEMAAIAYDVAALALKGPHAELNFPNSAASLPVPASTSPTDIQAAATSAATALGAANDALVGSNNPVSAERPSTGNDFVDEDMMFDMPNVLVNMAEGMLLSPPRFDHPLPADDSGDSENLWKFP, from the coding sequence ATGCAATATTACAACAAAGGTTATTCAAAGTGTATCACCATGCAATACAACAAAGGTTATAGCAGTGGTGGTGGTTCGGCCGCGACGGGGCGGCACCCAGTTTATAAAGGAGTAAGACGTCGGGCTAATGGGAAATGGGTGTCTGAAATTAGAGAGCGAAGGAAACCTACTAGAATTTGGCTTGGTACATTTCCTACACCTGAAATGGCTGCCATTGCTTATGATGTAGCCGCACTTGCTTTAAAAGGTCCACATGCAGAGCTTAATTTTCCGAATTCGGCTGCTTCTTTACCGGTTCCTGCATCGACTTCCCCGACTGATATCCAAGCCGCTGCTACCTCGGCGGCGACCGCTTTAGGGGCTGCGAATGATGCTTTAGTCGGGAGCAACAATCCGGTATCAGCGGAGAGACCGAGTACCGGGAATGATTTTGTCGATGAAGATATGATGTTCGATATGCCTAATGTTCTTGTCAATATGGCTGAAGGGATGCTTCTTAGTCCTCCTCGTTTCGATCATCCACTGCCGGCCGATGACTCCGGTGACTCCGAGAACCTATGGAAATTCCcttaa